One Drosophila kikkawai strain 14028-0561.14 chromosome 3L, DkikHiC1v2, whole genome shotgun sequence genomic window carries:
- the Mbs gene encoding protein phosphatase 1 regulatory subunit 12B isoform X7, producing the protein MSSLDARSNSAVMKRAEQLKRWEESDTNRAAPTPRHEHGRRIKFSSGCVFLAACLSGDKDEVIQLLDQGADINTANVDGLTALHQACIDDNLDMVEFLVERGADINRQDNEGWTPLHATASCGFVSIARYLVENGADVAAVNSDGDLALDLAIDVQHMGMIDYMEKMVQELNINVEEARKAEEQAMLNDAKKWLRSDAAEVDRPHPKTGATALHVAAAKGYTKVLSLLLAGRGNVDRQDNDGWTPLHAASHWGQRETAEMLVESLADMDIRNYAGQSCIDVADRKIVKFLEELRANKRNKRRPSSQISRISDAIENHVDKTPTKLVRVEVRTDATKDAENVKPNQQIHAADHHPVEEEAPWRRKLPRTPNDSPTNNQVPDRELSSNSSETANDVILRRTQSFENDQKFYQKYNELRARIKANSCPILPANANPNAAAANNNSNNNNHLSSNNNNNSNNNNNNKSALLLGYAGTTTRTNTSTTTSTSTTASTFNNTHSNTNNTSTTPQQQQQPATAAASATTNQLYSVQRSASLKDNSMYYRKSTVTIATPTSTAATANTTALSSPSTTVQNPPIRSQVTAKNAAQSNNGSSSTASAASDAESSKPPPKQSTGNIIKNFFKSFVPPVRDEESETQRKAHAKRVRETRRSTQGVTLDEIKSAEELVKKKNLGMANNNNNNNINTTTTNTISNSSNETSAAPSSSDQREETQPPPPPTTPPPAIIPTTTTATDETEIEELVATQPPPSAASDTTASFTLSAPARRSISLGDGEASSETEATDQSVVSASYTIVSKREKLPPVSSEESAVESTKQKTDDTKNTVTGTEEKAEVEPHIRPTDLPLIPTSPAMKSSSTATTPAALESPVRLRDKRSLTGSQDSETKSDTASPVSTHPDFNARDSLLSLYARRTTDSSSAGGGAGGGAAPSSSSAAERRPSWRLKFDAGSKFKLEDITSGGTYPPNNSTIIPSAPAVMAAANLSTTTGVQRRISSGPNALNASNQSLNSVGRPVSAPSESSTNNSSAYVTPSARKYETNATSTASAAATNTNTTSNSVSATSANHATTAASNATSNHDDKDNDKENDNRTQTVIQRRRKPKRRSTGVVHIDMDELDPERQTESNNDNEDKEKESGSERTSRSRLGSTASTATTSESKSDKAENGDGIDYKALWEAAKLENDKLKQMLKQKDDEVVQTRATLERFANAQLDAYKSDNHRLKEENAALIRVISKLSK; encoded by the exons ATGTCTTCGCTGGACGCGCGCAGCAACTCTGCGGTGATGAAGCGGGCGGAGCAGCTCAAACGCTGGGAGGAGTCCGACACTAATCGCGCTGCCCCCACGCCCCGCCACGAGCACGGCCGACGGATAAAGTTCAGCTCGGGTTGCGTCTTCCTCGCCGCCTGCCTATCCGGCGACAAGGACGAGGTCATACAGCTGCTCGATCAGGGCGCCGACATCAACACGGCCAATGTGGATGGACTGACCGCTCTGCACCAG GCCTGCATTGATGATAATCTGGATATGGTGGAGTTTCTGGTGGAGCGTGGTGCCGATATCAATCGACAGGATAATGAGGGCTGGACGCCTCTCCATGCCACTGCCTCATGCGG CTTTGTGAGCATAGCTCGGTATCTGGTGGAGAATGGCGCTGATGTGGCCGCTGTAAACAGCGATGGTGATCTGGCCTTGGATCTGGCCATTGATGTACAACACATGGGCATGATTGACTACATGGAGAAGATGGTGCAGGAGCTGAACATCAATGTGGAGGAGGCTCGCAAGGCCGAGGAGCAGGCAATGCTGAACGATGCCAAAAAGTGGCTACGCAGCGATGCCGCCGAGGTGGACAGGCCGCATCCAAAAACGGGTGCCACAGCGCTTCATGTGGCCGCTGCTAAGGGTTATACGAAAGTGCTGAGCCTGCTCCTAGCGGGACGCGGCAATGTGGATCGCCAGGATAACGATGGCTGGACACCACTGCATGCCGCGTCGCATTGGGGCCAAAGGGAGACGGCTGAGATGCTCGTTGAATCGTTGGCCGATATGGATATACGCAACTATGCCGGCCAGTCCTGCATCGATGTGGCCGATCGCAAAATAGTCAAATTCCTGGAAGAATTGCGTGCCAACAAGCGCAACAAGCGACGACCATCTAGTCAAATCAG CAGAATCTCAGATGCGATCGAAAATCATGTGGATAAGACGCCCACGAAACTGGTGCGCGTTGAAGTGAGAACTGATGCCACAAAGGATG CTGAAAACGTTAAGCCTAATCAGCAGATCCACGCTGCCGATCATCATCCAGTCGAGGAGGAGGCGCCTTGGCGACGAAAACTGCCACGTACACCCAACGACAGTCCCACTAATAATC AAGTTCCTGATAGAGAGCTTAGCAGCAATAGCTCGGAGACCGCCAACGATGTCATTTTGCGACGCACGCAAAGCTTCGAGAATGATCAAAA ATTCTATCAAAAGTACAATGAGCTGCGGGCCCGCATAAAGGCCAATTCCTGTCCCATACTGCCGGCGAATGCGAATCCTAATGCCGCTGCTGCTAATAATAattccaataataataatcatctAAGtagcaataacaataataatagcaacaataataacaacaacaaaagcgctCTGCTGTTGGGATATGCTggcacaacaacaagaacaaataCATCGACAACAACAAGCACATCAACAACAGCTAGTACATTCAACAACACTCACTCaaacaccaacaacacaagcacaacaccacaacaacaacaacagccagcaacagcagcagcatcggcaACAACAAATCAATTATATAGCGTTCAAAGATCGGCATCCCTCAAAGATAACTCAATGTATTACAG GAAATCGACTGTTACGATTGCCACGCCCACAAGTACAGCAGCCACGGCAAACACGACGGCACTCAGTTCACCTTCGACAACTGTACAGAACCCACCAATACGCAG CCAAGTTACTGCAAAGAATGCAGCCCAGAGCAACAATGGAAGCTCGTCCACGGCCAGTGCCGCCAGCGATGCGGAGAGCTCAAAGCCGCCACCCAAACAATCCACGGGCAATATTATCAAGAACTTCTTCAA ATCCTTTGTGCCGCCGGTGCGAGATGAGGAAAGTGAAACGCAGCGAAAGGCGCATGCCAAGCGCGTAAGGGAAACCCGCCGATCAACCCAGGGCGTTACCCTCGATGAAATCAAGAGTGCTGAGGAGCTGGTGAAGAAGAAGAACCTAGGCAtggccaacaacaataacaacaacaatatcaacaccaccaccacgaaCACGATTAGCAACAGCAGC AACGAAACAAGCGCCGCACCATCCAGCAGTGATCAGCGGGAGGAGACGCaaccgccgccaccgcccaCCACACCACCGCCAGCAATAATTCCCACCACAACGACGGCCACCGATGAGACGGAAATTGAGGAGTTGGTGGCTACCCAGCCTCCCCCATCAGCTGCGAGCGACACCACAGCTAGCTTCACCTTATCCGCTCCGGCACGAAGATCCATCTCCTTGGGTGATGGTGAGGCCAGTAGCGAGACGGAAGCAACGGATCAGTCAGTGGTCAGTGCCAGCTACACGATAGTTTCCAAGAGGGAAAAGCTACCACCCGTCAGCTCGGAGGAGAGTGCTGTGGAGAGCACCAAACAAAAGACTGATGACACCAAGAATACCGTTACTGGCACAGAAGAAAAGGCAGAAGTGGAGCCGCATATTAGGCCTACGGATCTGCCACTGATTCCCACATCTCCGGCCATGAAATCATCATCGACGGCCACCACGCCCGCTGCCCTCGAGAGTCCAGTGCGCTTGCGGGACAAGCGGAGCCTAACGGGGAGTCAGGATTCGGAGACCAAGTCCGATACCGCCTCGCCTGTGTCCACGCATCCGGACTTTAATGCCCGCGACTCTCTACTAAGTCTCTACGCCCGACGCACGACCGATAGCAGCAGCGCGGGAGGTGGTGCTGGCGGTGGTGCTGCTCCCTCGTCTTCGTCGGCAGCAGAGCGGCGTCCATCTTGGCGCCTGAAATTCGATGCCGGCTCCAAG TTTAAGCTGGAGGATATAACCAGCGGTGGTACATATCCGCCCAACAACAGCACCATTATACCCAGTGCTCCGGCGGTGATGGCAGCCGCCAATCTGTCCACCACCACTGGTGTGCAGCGGCGCATTAGTAGCGGTCCCAATGCAT TAAATGCTTCCAATCAGTCGCTCAACTCTGTGGGACGTCCTGTTTCCGCGCCCAGCGAGAGCTCAACAAACAACAGCAGCGCCTATGTCACGCCCTCGGCTCGCAAATACGAAACGAATGCCACTTCAACGGCATCAGCGGCGGCAACGAATACTAACACAACCTCCAATTCAGTGTCTGCAACCAGTGCCAATCATGCAACGACCGCGGCGAGCAACGCTACGTCCAACCATGACGATAAGG ATAATGACAAGGAGAACGATAATCGCACACAGACCGTCATCCAGAGGCGCCGCAAACCGAAGCGCAGATCCACGGGTGTGGTGCACATCGATATGGAT GAACTGGACCCCGAGCGTCAGACCGAATccaacaacgacaacgagGATAAGGAGAAGGAG
- the Mbs gene encoding protein phosphatase 1 regulatory subunit 12B isoform X5 yields MSSLDARSNSAVMKRAEQLKRWEESDTNRAAPTPRHEHGRRIKFSSGCVFLAACLSGDKDEVIQLLDQGADINTANVDGLTALHQACIDDNLDMVEFLVERGADINRQDNEGWTPLHATASCGFVSIARYLVENGADVAAVNSDGDLALDLAIDVQHMGMIDYMEKMVQELNINVEEARKAEEQAMLNDAKKWLRSDAAEVDRPHPKTGATALHVAAAKGYTKVLSLLLAGRGNVDRQDNDGWTPLHAASHWGQRETAEMLVESLADMDIRNYAGQSCIDVADRKIVKFLEELRANKRNKRRPSSQISRISDAIENHVDKTPTKLVRVEVRTDATKDAENVKPNQQIHAADHHPVEEEAPWRRKLPRTPNDSPTNNQVPDRELSSNSSETANDVILRRTQSFENDQKFYQKYNELRARIKANSCPILPANANPNAAAANNNSNNNNHLSSNNNNNSNNNNNNKSALLLGYAGTTTRTNTSTTTSTSTTASTFNNTHSNTNNTSTTPQQQQQPATAAASATTNQLYSVQRSASLKDNSMYYRKSTVTIATPTSTAATANTTALSSPSTTVQNPPIRSQVTAKNAAQSNNGSSSTASAASDAESSKPPPKQSTGNIIKNFFKSFVPPVRDEESETQRKAHAKRVRETRRSTQGVTLDEIKSAEELVKKKNLGMANNNNNNNINTTTTNTISNSSNETSAAPSSSDQREETQPPPPPTTPPPAIIPTTTTATDETEIEELVATQPPPSAASDTTASFTLSAPARRSISLGDGEASSETEATDQSVVSASYTIVSKREKLPPVSSEESAVESTKQKTDDTKNTVTGTEEKAEVEPHIRPTDLPLIPTSPAMKSSSTATTPAALESPVRLRDKRSLTGSQDSETKSDTASPVSTHPDFNARDSLLSLYARRTTDSSSAGGGAGGGAAPSSSSAAERRPSWRLKFDAGSKFKLEDITSGGTYPPNNSTIIPSAPAVMAAANLSTTTGVQRRISSGPNALNASNQSLNSVGRPVSAPSESSTNNSSAYVTPSARKYETNATSTASAAATNTNTTSNSVSATSANHATTAASNATSNHDDKDNDKENDNRTQTVIQRRRKPKRRSTGVVHIDMDELDPERQTESNNDNEDKEKESGSERTSRSRLGSTASTATTSESKSDKAENGDGIDYKALWEAAKLENDKLKQMLKQKDDEVVQTRATLERFANALLQKLKTENDRLRAENRALTRVVSKLTTSAQSQLAKTK; encoded by the exons ATGTCTTCGCTGGACGCGCGCAGCAACTCTGCGGTGATGAAGCGGGCGGAGCAGCTCAAACGCTGGGAGGAGTCCGACACTAATCGCGCTGCCCCCACGCCCCGCCACGAGCACGGCCGACGGATAAAGTTCAGCTCGGGTTGCGTCTTCCTCGCCGCCTGCCTATCCGGCGACAAGGACGAGGTCATACAGCTGCTCGATCAGGGCGCCGACATCAACACGGCCAATGTGGATGGACTGACCGCTCTGCACCAG GCCTGCATTGATGATAATCTGGATATGGTGGAGTTTCTGGTGGAGCGTGGTGCCGATATCAATCGACAGGATAATGAGGGCTGGACGCCTCTCCATGCCACTGCCTCATGCGG CTTTGTGAGCATAGCTCGGTATCTGGTGGAGAATGGCGCTGATGTGGCCGCTGTAAACAGCGATGGTGATCTGGCCTTGGATCTGGCCATTGATGTACAACACATGGGCATGATTGACTACATGGAGAAGATGGTGCAGGAGCTGAACATCAATGTGGAGGAGGCTCGCAAGGCCGAGGAGCAGGCAATGCTGAACGATGCCAAAAAGTGGCTACGCAGCGATGCCGCCGAGGTGGACAGGCCGCATCCAAAAACGGGTGCCACAGCGCTTCATGTGGCCGCTGCTAAGGGTTATACGAAAGTGCTGAGCCTGCTCCTAGCGGGACGCGGCAATGTGGATCGCCAGGATAACGATGGCTGGACACCACTGCATGCCGCGTCGCATTGGGGCCAAAGGGAGACGGCTGAGATGCTCGTTGAATCGTTGGCCGATATGGATATACGCAACTATGCCGGCCAGTCCTGCATCGATGTGGCCGATCGCAAAATAGTCAAATTCCTGGAAGAATTGCGTGCCAACAAGCGCAACAAGCGACGACCATCTAGTCAAATCAG CAGAATCTCAGATGCGATCGAAAATCATGTGGATAAGACGCCCACGAAACTGGTGCGCGTTGAAGTGAGAACTGATGCCACAAAGGATG CTGAAAACGTTAAGCCTAATCAGCAGATCCACGCTGCCGATCATCATCCAGTCGAGGAGGAGGCGCCTTGGCGACGAAAACTGCCACGTACACCCAACGACAGTCCCACTAATAATC AAGTTCCTGATAGAGAGCTTAGCAGCAATAGCTCGGAGACCGCCAACGATGTCATTTTGCGACGCACGCAAAGCTTCGAGAATGATCAAAA ATTCTATCAAAAGTACAATGAGCTGCGGGCCCGCATAAAGGCCAATTCCTGTCCCATACTGCCGGCGAATGCGAATCCTAATGCCGCTGCTGCTAATAATAattccaataataataatcatctAAGtagcaataacaataataatagcaacaataataacaacaacaaaagcgctCTGCTGTTGGGATATGCTggcacaacaacaagaacaaataCATCGACAACAACAAGCACATCAACAACAGCTAGTACATTCAACAACACTCACTCaaacaccaacaacacaagcacaacaccacaacaacaacaacagccagcaacagcagcagcatcggcaACAACAAATCAATTATATAGCGTTCAAAGATCGGCATCCCTCAAAGATAACTCAATGTATTACAG GAAATCGACTGTTACGATTGCCACGCCCACAAGTACAGCAGCCACGGCAAACACGACGGCACTCAGTTCACCTTCGACAACTGTACAGAACCCACCAATACGCAG CCAAGTTACTGCAAAGAATGCAGCCCAGAGCAACAATGGAAGCTCGTCCACGGCCAGTGCCGCCAGCGATGCGGAGAGCTCAAAGCCGCCACCCAAACAATCCACGGGCAATATTATCAAGAACTTCTTCAA ATCCTTTGTGCCGCCGGTGCGAGATGAGGAAAGTGAAACGCAGCGAAAGGCGCATGCCAAGCGCGTAAGGGAAACCCGCCGATCAACCCAGGGCGTTACCCTCGATGAAATCAAGAGTGCTGAGGAGCTGGTGAAGAAGAAGAACCTAGGCAtggccaacaacaataacaacaacaatatcaacaccaccaccacgaaCACGATTAGCAACAGCAGC AACGAAACAAGCGCCGCACCATCCAGCAGTGATCAGCGGGAGGAGACGCaaccgccgccaccgcccaCCACACCACCGCCAGCAATAATTCCCACCACAACGACGGCCACCGATGAGACGGAAATTGAGGAGTTGGTGGCTACCCAGCCTCCCCCATCAGCTGCGAGCGACACCACAGCTAGCTTCACCTTATCCGCTCCGGCACGAAGATCCATCTCCTTGGGTGATGGTGAGGCCAGTAGCGAGACGGAAGCAACGGATCAGTCAGTGGTCAGTGCCAGCTACACGATAGTTTCCAAGAGGGAAAAGCTACCACCCGTCAGCTCGGAGGAGAGTGCTGTGGAGAGCACCAAACAAAAGACTGATGACACCAAGAATACCGTTACTGGCACAGAAGAAAAGGCAGAAGTGGAGCCGCATATTAGGCCTACGGATCTGCCACTGATTCCCACATCTCCGGCCATGAAATCATCATCGACGGCCACCACGCCCGCTGCCCTCGAGAGTCCAGTGCGCTTGCGGGACAAGCGGAGCCTAACGGGGAGTCAGGATTCGGAGACCAAGTCCGATACCGCCTCGCCTGTGTCCACGCATCCGGACTTTAATGCCCGCGACTCTCTACTAAGTCTCTACGCCCGACGCACGACCGATAGCAGCAGCGCGGGAGGTGGTGCTGGCGGTGGTGCTGCTCCCTCGTCTTCGTCGGCAGCAGAGCGGCGTCCATCTTGGCGCCTGAAATTCGATGCCGGCTCCAAG TTTAAGCTGGAGGATATAACCAGCGGTGGTACATATCCGCCCAACAACAGCACCATTATACCCAGTGCTCCGGCGGTGATGGCAGCCGCCAATCTGTCCACCACCACTGGTGTGCAGCGGCGCATTAGTAGCGGTCCCAATGCAT TAAATGCTTCCAATCAGTCGCTCAACTCTGTGGGACGTCCTGTTTCCGCGCCCAGCGAGAGCTCAACAAACAACAGCAGCGCCTATGTCACGCCCTCGGCTCGCAAATACGAAACGAATGCCACTTCAACGGCATCAGCGGCGGCAACGAATACTAACACAACCTCCAATTCAGTGTCTGCAACCAGTGCCAATCATGCAACGACCGCGGCGAGCAACGCTACGTCCAACCATGACGATAAGG ATAATGACAAGGAGAACGATAATCGCACACAGACCGTCATCCAGAGGCGCCGCAAACCGAAGCGCAGATCCACGGGTGTGGTGCACATCGATATGGAT GAACTGGACCCCGAGCGTCAGACCGAATccaacaacgacaacgagGATAAGGAGAAGGAG
- the Mbs gene encoding protein phosphatase 1 regulatory subunit 12B isoform X6, translating to MSSLDARSNSAVMKRAEQLKRWEESDTNRAAPTPRHEHGRRIKFSSGCVFLAACLSGDKDEVIQLLDQGADINTANVDGLTALHQACIDDNLDMVEFLVERGADINRQDNEGWTPLHATASCGFVSIARYLVENGADVAAVNSDGDLALDLAIDVQHMGMIDYMEKMVQELNINVEEARKAEEQAMLNDAKKWLRSDAAEVDRPHPKTGATALHVAAAKGYTKVLSLLLAGRGNVDRQDNDGWTPLHAASHWGQRETAEMLVESLADMDIRNYAGQSCIDVADRKIVKFLEELRANKRNKRRPSSQISRISDAIENHVDKTPTKLVRVEVRTDATKDAENVKPNQQIHAADHHPVEEEAPWRRKLPRTPNDSPTNNQVPDRELSSNSSETANDVILRRTQSFENDQKFYQKYNELRARIKANSCPILPANANPNAAAANNNSNNNNHLSSNNNNNSNNNNNNKSALLLGYAGTTTRTNTSTTTSTSTTASTFNNTHSNTNNTSTTPQQQQQPATAAASATTNQLYSVQRSASLKDNSMYYRKSTVTIATPTSTAATANTTALSSPSTTVQNPPIRSQVTAKNAAQSNNGSSSTASAASDAESSKPPPKQSTGNIIKNFFKSFVPPVRDEESETQRKAHAKRVRETRRSTQGVTLDEIKSAEELVKKKNLGMANNNNNNNINTTTTNTISNSSNETSAAPSSSDQREETQPPPPPTTPPPAIIPTTTTATDETEIEELVATQPPPSAASDTTASFTLSAPARRSISLGDGEASSETEATDQSVVSASYTIVSKREKLPPVSSEESAVESTKQKTDDTKNTVTGTEEKAEVEPHIRPTDLPLIPTSPAMKSSSTATTPAALESPVRLRDKRSLTGSQDSETKSDTASPVSTHPDFNARDSLLSLYARRTTDSSSAGGGAGGGAAPSSSSAAERRPSWRLKFDAGSKFKLEDITSGGTYPPNNSTIIPSAPAVMAAANLSTTTGVQRRISSGPNALNASNQSLNSVGRPVSAPSESSTNNSSAYVTPSARKYETNATSTASAAATNTNTTSNSVSATSANHATTAASNATSNHDDKDNDKENDNRTQTVIQRRRKPKRRSTGVVHIDMDELDPERQTESNNDNEDKEKESGSERTSRSRLGSTASTATTSESKSDKAENGDGIDYKALWEAAKLENDKLKQMLKQKDDEVVQTRATLERFANATSKNSLSELEKRERRAMERKLSELEEELKQIYD from the exons ATGTCTTCGCTGGACGCGCGCAGCAACTCTGCGGTGATGAAGCGGGCGGAGCAGCTCAAACGCTGGGAGGAGTCCGACACTAATCGCGCTGCCCCCACGCCCCGCCACGAGCACGGCCGACGGATAAAGTTCAGCTCGGGTTGCGTCTTCCTCGCCGCCTGCCTATCCGGCGACAAGGACGAGGTCATACAGCTGCTCGATCAGGGCGCCGACATCAACACGGCCAATGTGGATGGACTGACCGCTCTGCACCAG GCCTGCATTGATGATAATCTGGATATGGTGGAGTTTCTGGTGGAGCGTGGTGCCGATATCAATCGACAGGATAATGAGGGCTGGACGCCTCTCCATGCCACTGCCTCATGCGG CTTTGTGAGCATAGCTCGGTATCTGGTGGAGAATGGCGCTGATGTGGCCGCTGTAAACAGCGATGGTGATCTGGCCTTGGATCTGGCCATTGATGTACAACACATGGGCATGATTGACTACATGGAGAAGATGGTGCAGGAGCTGAACATCAATGTGGAGGAGGCTCGCAAGGCCGAGGAGCAGGCAATGCTGAACGATGCCAAAAAGTGGCTACGCAGCGATGCCGCCGAGGTGGACAGGCCGCATCCAAAAACGGGTGCCACAGCGCTTCATGTGGCCGCTGCTAAGGGTTATACGAAAGTGCTGAGCCTGCTCCTAGCGGGACGCGGCAATGTGGATCGCCAGGATAACGATGGCTGGACACCACTGCATGCCGCGTCGCATTGGGGCCAAAGGGAGACGGCTGAGATGCTCGTTGAATCGTTGGCCGATATGGATATACGCAACTATGCCGGCCAGTCCTGCATCGATGTGGCCGATCGCAAAATAGTCAAATTCCTGGAAGAATTGCGTGCCAACAAGCGCAACAAGCGACGACCATCTAGTCAAATCAG CAGAATCTCAGATGCGATCGAAAATCATGTGGATAAGACGCCCACGAAACTGGTGCGCGTTGAAGTGAGAACTGATGCCACAAAGGATG CTGAAAACGTTAAGCCTAATCAGCAGATCCACGCTGCCGATCATCATCCAGTCGAGGAGGAGGCGCCTTGGCGACGAAAACTGCCACGTACACCCAACGACAGTCCCACTAATAATC AAGTTCCTGATAGAGAGCTTAGCAGCAATAGCTCGGAGACCGCCAACGATGTCATTTTGCGACGCACGCAAAGCTTCGAGAATGATCAAAA ATTCTATCAAAAGTACAATGAGCTGCGGGCCCGCATAAAGGCCAATTCCTGTCCCATACTGCCGGCGAATGCGAATCCTAATGCCGCTGCTGCTAATAATAattccaataataataatcatctAAGtagcaataacaataataatagcaacaataataacaacaacaaaagcgctCTGCTGTTGGGATATGCTggcacaacaacaagaacaaataCATCGACAACAACAAGCACATCAACAACAGCTAGTACATTCAACAACACTCACTCaaacaccaacaacacaagcacaacaccacaacaacaacaacagccagcaacagcagcagcatcggcaACAACAAATCAATTATATAGCGTTCAAAGATCGGCATCCCTCAAAGATAACTCAATGTATTACAG GAAATCGACTGTTACGATTGCCACGCCCACAAGTACAGCAGCCACGGCAAACACGACGGCACTCAGTTCACCTTCGACAACTGTACAGAACCCACCAATACGCAG CCAAGTTACTGCAAAGAATGCAGCCCAGAGCAACAATGGAAGCTCGTCCACGGCCAGTGCCGCCAGCGATGCGGAGAGCTCAAAGCCGCCACCCAAACAATCCACGGGCAATATTATCAAGAACTTCTTCAA ATCCTTTGTGCCGCCGGTGCGAGATGAGGAAAGTGAAACGCAGCGAAAGGCGCATGCCAAGCGCGTAAGGGAAACCCGCCGATCAACCCAGGGCGTTACCCTCGATGAAATCAAGAGTGCTGAGGAGCTGGTGAAGAAGAAGAACCTAGGCAtggccaacaacaataacaacaacaatatcaacaccaccaccacgaaCACGATTAGCAACAGCAGC AACGAAACAAGCGCCGCACCATCCAGCAGTGATCAGCGGGAGGAGACGCaaccgccgccaccgcccaCCACACCACCGCCAGCAATAATTCCCACCACAACGACGGCCACCGATGAGACGGAAATTGAGGAGTTGGTGGCTACCCAGCCTCCCCCATCAGCTGCGAGCGACACCACAGCTAGCTTCACCTTATCCGCTCCGGCACGAAGATCCATCTCCTTGGGTGATGGTGAGGCCAGTAGCGAGACGGAAGCAACGGATCAGTCAGTGGTCAGTGCCAGCTACACGATAGTTTCCAAGAGGGAAAAGCTACCACCCGTCAGCTCGGAGGAGAGTGCTGTGGAGAGCACCAAACAAAAGACTGATGACACCAAGAATACCGTTACTGGCACAGAAGAAAAGGCAGAAGTGGAGCCGCATATTAGGCCTACGGATCTGCCACTGATTCCCACATCTCCGGCCATGAAATCATCATCGACGGCCACCACGCCCGCTGCCCTCGAGAGTCCAGTGCGCTTGCGGGACAAGCGGAGCCTAACGGGGAGTCAGGATTCGGAGACCAAGTCCGATACCGCCTCGCCTGTGTCCACGCATCCGGACTTTAATGCCCGCGACTCTCTACTAAGTCTCTACGCCCGACGCACGACCGATAGCAGCAGCGCGGGAGGTGGTGCTGGCGGTGGTGCTGCTCCCTCGTCTTCGTCGGCAGCAGAGCGGCGTCCATCTTGGCGCCTGAAATTCGATGCCGGCTCCAAG TTTAAGCTGGAGGATATAACCAGCGGTGGTACATATCCGCCCAACAACAGCACCATTATACCCAGTGCTCCGGCGGTGATGGCAGCCGCCAATCTGTCCACCACCACTGGTGTGCAGCGGCGCATTAGTAGCGGTCCCAATGCAT TAAATGCTTCCAATCAGTCGCTCAACTCTGTGGGACGTCCTGTTTCCGCGCCCAGCGAGAGCTCAACAAACAACAGCAGCGCCTATGTCACGCCCTCGGCTCGCAAATACGAAACGAATGCCACTTCAACGGCATCAGCGGCGGCAACGAATACTAACACAACCTCCAATTCAGTGTCTGCAACCAGTGCCAATCATGCAACGACCGCGGCGAGCAACGCTACGTCCAACCATGACGATAAGG ATAATGACAAGGAGAACGATAATCGCACACAGACCGTCATCCAGAGGCGCCGCAAACCGAAGCGCAGATCCACGGGTGTGGTGCACATCGATATGGAT GAACTGGACCCCGAGCGTCAGACCGAATccaacaacgacaacgagGATAAGGAGAAGGAG